A single region of the Zonotrichia leucophrys gambelii isolate GWCS_2022_RI chromosome 9, RI_Zleu_2.0, whole genome shotgun sequence genome encodes:
- the DVL3 gene encoding segment polarity protein dishevelled homolog DVL-3 isoform X6, whose translation MAAAETKIIYHLDEQETPYLVKLPIPAERVTLGDFKGLLNRPNYKFYFKSMDDDFGVVKEEISDDNAKLPCFNGRVVSWLVSAEGSHSDAGSVCADNQTELPPSMERTGGIGDSRPPSFHPNTGGSRENLDNETETDSVVSSQRERPRRTDGPEHAPRVNGTVKGERRRDLGGYESSSTLMSSELETTSFFDSDEDDSTSRFSSSTEQSSASRLMRRHKRRRRKQKAPRIERSSSFSSITDSTMSLNIITVTLNMEKYNFLGISIVGQSNERGDGGIYIGSIMKGGAVAADGRIEPGDMLLQVNDINFENMSNDDAVRVLREIVHKPGPITLTVAKCWDPSPRGCFSLPRSEPIRPIDPAAWVSHTAAMTGTYPAYGLDDFHLSIHSDMATIVKAMASPESGLEVRDRMWLKITIPNAFIGSDVVDWLYHHVEGFTDRRESRKYASNLLKAGYIRHTVNKITFSEQCYYIFGDLCGNMANLSLHDHDGSSGASDQDTLAPLPHPGAAPWPMAFPYQYPPPHPYNPHPGFPDPGYSYGGGSAGSQHSEGSRSSGSNRSGSERRKEREKTGESKSGGSGSESDHTTRSSMRRERAASERSVPASQHSQRSQHSLAHSIRSHHSQQSYGPPGLPPLFSPPMLLMPPPPSAMGPPGAPPGRDLASVPPELTASRQSFRMAMGNPTKNYGVFDFL comes from the exons GGTGGTGAAAGAAGAGATCTCGGATGACAATGCCAAGCTTCCCTGCTTCAACGGCCGGGTGGTGTCGTGG CTGGTGTCTGCAGAGGGCTCCCACTCAGATGCTGGCTCGGTCTGTGCTGATAACCAGACAGAGCTGCCGCCCTCCATGGAGCGCACAGGAGGCATTGGAGACTCCAGGCCCCCCTCTTTCCA CCCTAACACTGGGGGGAGTCGAGAAAACTTGGACAATGAGACAGAGACAGACTCGGTGGTGTCATCACAGAGGGAACGACCTCGTCGGACAGATGGGCCTGAGCATG CACCCAGGGTGAATGGGACAGTGAAGGGAGAACGGCGCCGAGACCTGGGTGGGTACGAGAGCTCCTCCACACTCATGAGCAGCGAGCTGGAGACCACCAGCTTCTTCGATTCAGATGAAGATGACTCCACCAGCAG GTTTAGCAGTTCAACAGAGCAAAGCAGTGCTTCCCGTCTAATGAGGAGGCACAAGCGCCGCCGGAGGAAACAGAAGGCTCCACGCATAGAACGG TCCTCGTccttcagcagcatcacagacTCCACCATGTCCCTGAACATCATCACGGTCACGCTGAATATGG AGAAATACAACTTTCTGGGCATTTCTATTGTGGGACAGAGCAATGAGCGTGGGGATGGAGGCATTTATATTGGCTCTATCATGAAGGGAGGCGCTGTGGCAGCTGATGGCAGGATTGAGCCAGGAGACATGCTCTTGCAG GTAAATGACATCAACTTTGAGAACATGAGCAACGATGATGCTGTGCGGGTGCTGAGGGAGATTGTGCACAAGCCGGG GCCCATCACCCTGACAGTGGCCAAGTGCTGGGACCCCAGTCCGCGGGGCTGCTTCTCGTTACCCAGGA GTGAGCCCATCCGGCCCATCGACCCGGCAGCCTGGGTGTCTCACACGGCAGCGATGACTGGCACCTACCCAGCGTACG GCCTCGATGACTTTCACCTGTCCATCCACAGTGACATGGCCACCATTGTCAAAGCCATGGCCTCACCAGAGTCAGGCCTGGAGGTGCGTGACCGCATGTGGCTGAAGATCACCATCCCCAATGCCTTCATTG GTTCGGATGTGGTAGATTGGCTCTATCACCACGTGGAGGGCTTTACAGACCGCCGTGAGTCCCGCAAATATGCCAGCAACCTGCTGAAGGCTGGCTACATCCGACACACCGTGAACAAGATCACCTTCTCAGAGCAGTGCTACTACATCTTCGGAGACCTCTGTGGAA ACATGGCTAATCTGTCTCTTCATGATCATGATGGCTCCAGCGGTGCCTCTGATCAGGACACTTTGGCTCCGCTCCCCCACCCAGGAGCTGCACCCTGGCCTATGGCCTTCCCATATCAGTATCCACCACCTCATCCATACAACCCCCATCCCGGCTTCCCTGACCCAGGCTACAGCTACGGAGGGGGCAGTGCAGGCAGTCAGCACAGTGAAG GGAGCCGGAGCAGCGGGTCCAATCGCAGTGGCAGcgagaggaggaaggagagagagaagaccGGGGAGTCGAAGTCAGGCGGCAGCGGGAGCGAGTCGGACCACACCACGAGGAGCAGCATGCGGCGCGAGCGTGCGGCCAGCGAGCGCTCGGTGCCggccagccagcacagccagcgcAGCCAGCACTCCCTGGCGCACAGCATCCGCAGCCACCACAGCCAGCAGTCGTACGGCCCGCCCGGCCTCCCCCCCCTCTTCAGCCCCCCCATGTTGCTGATGCCTCCACCGCCGTCAGCCATGGGGCCCCCCGGGGCGCCGCCGGGCCGTGACCTGGCCTCTGTGCCCCCCGAACTGACAGCCAGTAGACAGTCCTTCCGAATGGCCATGGGCAACCCCA CAAAGAATTACGGGGTGTTTGACTTTCTCTGA
- the DVL3 gene encoding segment polarity protein dishevelled homolog DVL-3 isoform X2, with the protein MAAAETKIIYHLDEQETPYLVKLPIPAERVTLGDFKGLLNRPNYKFYFKSMDDDFGVVKEEISDDNAKLPCFNGRVVSWLVSAEGSHSDAGSVCADNQTELPPSMERTGGIGDSRPPSFHPNTGGSRENLDNETETDSVVSSQRERPRRTDGPEHAPRVNGTVKGERRRDLGGYESSSTLMSSELETTSFFDSDEDDSTSRFSSSTEQSSASRLMRRHKRRRRKQKAPRIERSSSFSSITDSTMSLNIITVTLNMEKYNFLGISIVGQSNERGDGGIYIGSIMKGGAVAADGRIEPGDMLLQVNDINFENMSNDDAVRVLREIVHKPGPITLTVAKCWDPSPRGCFSLPRIAPQRIWAGPDSPCSDPGEPIRPIDPAAWVSHTAAMTGTYPAYGMSPSMSTITSTSSSITSSIPETERLDDFHLSIHSDMATIVKAMASPESGLEVRDRMWLKITIPNAFIGSDVVDWLYHHVEGFTDRRESRKYASNLLKAGYIRHTVNKITFSEQCYYIFGDLCGNMANLSLHDHDGSSGASDQDTLAPLPHPGAAPWPMAFPYQYPPPHPYNPHPGFPDPGYSYGGGSAGSQHSEGSRSSGSNRSGSERRKEREKTGESKSGGSGSESDHTTRSSMRRERAASERSVPASQHSQRSQHSLAHSIRSHHSQQSYGPPGLPPLFSPPMLLMPPPPSAMGPPGAPPGRDLASVPPELTASRQSFRMAMGNPSEFFVDVM; encoded by the exons GGTGGTGAAAGAAGAGATCTCGGATGACAATGCCAAGCTTCCCTGCTTCAACGGCCGGGTGGTGTCGTGG CTGGTGTCTGCAGAGGGCTCCCACTCAGATGCTGGCTCGGTCTGTGCTGATAACCAGACAGAGCTGCCGCCCTCCATGGAGCGCACAGGAGGCATTGGAGACTCCAGGCCCCCCTCTTTCCA CCCTAACACTGGGGGGAGTCGAGAAAACTTGGACAATGAGACAGAGACAGACTCGGTGGTGTCATCACAGAGGGAACGACCTCGTCGGACAGATGGGCCTGAGCATG CACCCAGGGTGAATGGGACAGTGAAGGGAGAACGGCGCCGAGACCTGGGTGGGTACGAGAGCTCCTCCACACTCATGAGCAGCGAGCTGGAGACCACCAGCTTCTTCGATTCAGATGAAGATGACTCCACCAGCAG GTTTAGCAGTTCAACAGAGCAAAGCAGTGCTTCCCGTCTAATGAGGAGGCACAAGCGCCGCCGGAGGAAACAGAAGGCTCCACGCATAGAACGG TCCTCGTccttcagcagcatcacagacTCCACCATGTCCCTGAACATCATCACGGTCACGCTGAATATGG AGAAATACAACTTTCTGGGCATTTCTATTGTGGGACAGAGCAATGAGCGTGGGGATGGAGGCATTTATATTGGCTCTATCATGAAGGGAGGCGCTGTGGCAGCTGATGGCAGGATTGAGCCAGGAGACATGCTCTTGCAG GTAAATGACATCAACTTTGAGAACATGAGCAACGATGATGCTGTGCGGGTGCTGAGGGAGATTGTGCACAAGCCGGG GCCCATCACCCTGACAGTGGCCAAGTGCTGGGACCCCAGTCCGCGGGGCTGCTTCTCGTTACCCAGGA TTGCTCCCCAGCGGATCTGGGCTGGGCCAGACTCTCCATGCTCCGATCCGG GTGAGCCCATCCGGCCCATCGACCCGGCAGCCTGGGTGTCTCACACGGCAGCGATGACTGGCACCTACCCAGCGTACGGTATGAGTCCATCCATGAGCACAATCACTTCCACCAGCTCCTCCAtcaccagctccatcccagagaCCGAAC GCCTCGATGACTTTCACCTGTCCATCCACAGTGACATGGCCACCATTGTCAAAGCCATGGCCTCACCAGAGTCAGGCCTGGAGGTGCGTGACCGCATGTGGCTGAAGATCACCATCCCCAATGCCTTCATTG GTTCGGATGTGGTAGATTGGCTCTATCACCACGTGGAGGGCTTTACAGACCGCCGTGAGTCCCGCAAATATGCCAGCAACCTGCTGAAGGCTGGCTACATCCGACACACCGTGAACAAGATCACCTTCTCAGAGCAGTGCTACTACATCTTCGGAGACCTCTGTGGAA ACATGGCTAATCTGTCTCTTCATGATCATGATGGCTCCAGCGGTGCCTCTGATCAGGACACTTTGGCTCCGCTCCCCCACCCAGGAGCTGCACCCTGGCCTATGGCCTTCCCATATCAGTATCCACCACCTCATCCATACAACCCCCATCCCGGCTTCCCTGACCCAGGCTACAGCTACGGAGGGGGCAGTGCAGGCAGTCAGCACAGTGAAG GGAGCCGGAGCAGCGGGTCCAATCGCAGTGGCAGcgagaggaggaaggagagagagaagaccGGGGAGTCGAAGTCAGGCGGCAGCGGGAGCGAGTCGGACCACACCACGAGGAGCAGCATGCGGCGCGAGCGTGCGGCCAGCGAGCGCTCGGTGCCggccagccagcacagccagcgcAGCCAGCACTCCCTGGCGCACAGCATCCGCAGCCACCACAGCCAGCAGTCGTACGGCCCGCCCGGCCTCCCCCCCCTCTTCAGCCCCCCCATGTTGCTGATGCCTCCACCGCCGTCAGCCATGGGGCCCCCCGGGGCGCCGCCGGGCCGTGACCTGGCCTCTGTGCCCCCCGAACTGACAGCCAGTAGACAGTCCTTCCGAATGGCCATGGGCAACCCCAGTGAGTTCTTTGTGGATGTAATGTGA